In Bdellovibrionota bacterium, the DNA window CACGTCGATCGTCGCCGGCCCCTTCCGAAATACTTTCCCCAACTTTTCCGCCCGCAACAACTCACTCATATCGAAGCCCCTCGGCCGGATCCAGACGCGCGGCCCTCAGAGACGGATAGAGCGTGGCGAAAAAGCTGATGATCATGGCGCTCACACCCACGAGGACGAATTCAATCGCTCGCATCCGAACGGGGAGCGTATCGAGCTGGTAGACATCGGCGTTGAGCGGAAAATGGACGTATTTTTCGAGCAAAATACAGAGAACCAATCCTGCGAAAAGGCCTACGCCCGTACCGAGAGCTCCGACCAACGTTCCCGAGACCATAAAGATCTTCGCGATCGATCTGCGCGTCGCTCCCATCGCCTTTAAAATCGAAATTTCCCTCCCCTTGGTCATCACAAGCAACGTGAGCGTGCCCACGATGTTGAACGACGCCACCAATACGATCATCGTCAGGACGATGAAAAACGTGGTTTTTTCGAGTTTGAACGCCGCGAAGAGATCCCGGTTCATCTCCAGCCAGTGCCGGACGTAATAACGCTCCCCGACAGTCTCCTGGACCTGGCGGCCCACGGCTCGGGCACTCTTAATATCTTTCACACTAATCTGTATTCCGCTGGCCTCTCCCGGGCGGCCGAAAAACCGTTGCGCGTCCGTCAATGAAACGTAAGCGCTCTTGGCATCGTATTCATACAGTCCACTTTTAAATACGCCCACGACGTTGAAACGGCGCACTTTCGGGCCAAATCCGAAAGGAGTTAACTCTCCCGCCGGGGCGACGACATCCACCGTCGAACCGGGGAAAAGAACCAAATTGTTTTCCGCCAACTCATGCCCGACTAAAATGGGCGGAAGATTCCCTTCCTTCCCGAGCAGGTCCTGGATGTTTCCGGAAACCACATCTTTCGTAATCGAGGTCACGTCCGAGACCTTCTTCGGATCAATTCCATAGAGAACTACGCCGGCCGACCGACCCGAATCCGAGTGAAGAAGAACTTCGCTGTATAAAAAAGGGCTCTGCGCTTTGACCCCGTTCACCGATTCGATCTTTTTTCCGACCTCGTCGTACTCCAATATCGGCCCCGACACGCGAAACAAAATCAGCGGGGCGTTGTTGCCGAGGATTTTGCGCTGGA includes these proteins:
- a CDS encoding ABC transporter permease, giving the protein MSYEFRIGVRYLLSRKHNALLSLITTISVVGVALGVTALTVVLSVVSGFEEEFQRKILGNNAPLILFRVSGPILEYDEVGKKIESVNGVKAQSPFLYSEVLLHSDSGRSAGVVLYGIDPKKVSDVTSITKDVVSGNIQDLLGKEGNLPPILVGHELAENNLVLFPGSTVDVVAPAGELTPFGFGPKVRRFNVVGVFKSGLYEYDAKSAYVSLTDAQRFFGRPGEASGIQISVKDIKSARAVGRQVQETVGERYYVRHWLEMNRDLFAAFKLEKTTFFIVLTMIVLVASFNIVGTLTLLVMTKGREISILKAMGATRRSIAKIFMVSGTLVGALGTGVGLFAGLVLCILLEKYVHFPLNADVYQLDTLPVRMRAIEFVLVGVSAMIISFFATLYPSLRAARLDPAEGLRYE